The following DNA comes from Thermogemmatispora onikobensis.
TGCATCGCCTGCTCGGCGAGCTTCACCTACCCATTCAAACAACGCGCCAATACTTGCTCTATTTTGGTGGTCTGCCGCTCTCCAGCTTTGGCGTCCAGAACTTTCCCGCCTTCATGGCCAACGATCTCTATGGGCTCCCCATTCACAGTAGCTACAGCGCCAATGGCGAGGGCCTGCCCTGGCTCAAAGTTGCCTCTCACGCCACCGGTCCGGTCATCGACCCGGATGAGACCGAGCATCCTGCACGCAGCCAGCAGCTGGTGCGCCAGGCCATCCACGATCTAGAGGAACTGATCCCGGCTCTGCGGCGGGCCTATCTGGCCCACATTGGCAAATGCATCTACGACATGAGTCCCGACGGCGATTTCATTATCGACTTCCTGCCCGATGAGCCGCGTGTCGCCTTTGCCACCGGTCTCTCGGGCCACGGCTTCAAGTTTGGTCCCTTACTTGGTGAGCTGCTGAGCAGCTTAGTGTGCGGCGAGGAGCCGCTGGTACCGCTCAAGCCTTTTCGCCTGGCCCGCTTTCACGAGCGCGATGCCCTTAGCAGTCGCCAACCCGGGCCTATTGATCAGCGGGCACCCAGGTAAGCAGCGCCCCATCGCCTGCGTCGAAGAGCAAGTAGAGGCGCGAGGCGATGGGCGCCACTCGCCCCAGAGGGCGCAGCGGATCATGGATCTGGAACGGCCCCAGCAACTCGACCAGACAGACCTGCTCTCGGCCAGCGAGCTGGGAAACCAGGCTCTGCTCAGCGCGCCACTGGGCCAACACTGAGGCCGCCTCGGGGACAGGCAGAAAGCGCACGCTGCCAACCCCGGGCACACTGCCAAACATCGTAAAGAAAGGCGGGTGTTCAGCGAGATAGGTGCGCACATCCTCCTCTGTGAAGGCTGGCCAGCCCTGCCTCCGGCAGGGAATCGCCAGCCGCTCCTGCTCTCGCGCCCGCCCCGCTTCTCCACTGGAATCCGGGCCAGCGCCACCCGAAAACCAGCTAACCATATTGCTCACCTCCTTGTCGACAATCTCCCACAGCCCGATTCTTGCTCTCCGCCAGAACATATTACCCGCATTATTTCAAGCGAGCATCATCATTATATAAGGGAGGAGCGTAGGGAAGCTGACAACAGCAGGCCCCGCATCGTCCTGCATCGCCCAGTCTCGCCAGGCAGGCACAGCCAGACAGGGCCGCGCACAGCCAGGCAGGGCACTCCCGGAGCAGCTCCTCCGGCGGACTACGGCGCAGCATTGCGCCAGCTTGCAGACGTCCTCTTTGTGTACTACAGTATGCTAGTTGTAAGACGGAGGCTGTTCCGTTCAAGGAATACTGCAGGTGCTTTTTTGGAATTCAGGAGGAAGGAGAGACATATGGCTCGAACACGCACACACCATGAGGAGACAGCAGGTCGCGAGCTGGAGCCTCCTACCGAGTTGCTCACTGTGAGCGAGGTCGCCCAGCGACTCCGTGTCGACGACACCACCGTGCGGCGCTGGATCAAATCGGGTGCCCTGGAGGCTATCCTGCTCCCCCACCGCGGCAAACGTCAGGGCTACCGTGTCAAGAAGAGTACACTTGATGCCCTGATTCATGGTACCACAGCAGTCAGCGTCTAGACGACCTTTCCAGAGAGCTGGGTTTAGTGCAGCCTGGCCAGGGAGGGCATCGCAGCGCTGCGCTTCATTCACCCCTGCCGATGCCGCACCAGGCACACGTAGCCAGCGGAGGACAGAGGACCAGGTGGAATAGGGAGAGGAAAAGAGGTTCAGGCCGGCCCACCTTCAGCCTCCCCAGGCC
Coding sequences within:
- a CDS encoding helix-turn-helix domain-containing protein, whose translation is MARTRTHHEETAGRELEPPTELLTVSEVAQRLRVDDTTVRRWIKSGALEAILLPHRGKRQGYRVKKSTLDALIHGTTAVSV